AGCAGGCTGCTGTAAGGGAGGCTTGGGAAGAAACGGGTTTAAATGTTGAACTTGTAGAACTGGTTGGTGTTTACTCTAATCCTGATCGAGATTCTCGAGGACACACGGTAACGATTGCTTATATTGCTCAAACAGTTTCAGGGAAATTGAAAGCAGATAGTGATGCTGAGGATGCTTTTGAATTTACTAAAGATGAAATTAGTGATTTAAAACTTGCATTTGACCATAAAACCATTTTAGAAAATGCTTTAAATATTCTAAATAAATGAAACTAAAAAATTCAAATCAGAAATTATATATCTTAGATTTTAAAAATATTAGAAGATAATTGAATAAAATTTATTTAAAAATAAAAACTATTAATAAGAACTTGTAATAGAATCATAAAATCAATTAAATTATTCAAAATTAGACCAAGGGTTTAAATTGATAAAATTAATTGATTAAACATTAATTTCCTACTAAATTAGTTAAATTAATAAATTATCAATCTTACTTTGTAAGGAGGACTTATATGGAGTTTTGCCCTAAATGCGGAGCTATGATGTTTCCTAAAGACGACAGTTTCCAGTGTAAGTGTGGTTATCAAAAAGAGATTACCAAAGATCTGGCTAGTCAATACGATGTATCTGAAAAAATAGACCCTAAAGACACGGTTATATTCACCGGTGAGGATATAAACACCCTTCCAACTACTCGTGCTGAATGCCCCAAATGTAAAAATATGGAGGCATTTTGGTGGCTTCAACAGACCAGAAGGGCTGATGAAGCTGAGACTCGATTTTTAAGATGCTCAGCTTGCAAACATACTTGGAGAGAATACGACTAATGGAGCATTAATATGAAAGAATCAAAGTCTGAAAAGTCATCATCGGAAGAAAAAAATACAGTATCTATTTTTAATTTAGCTAAAAAAGCATTAAAAAATTTAGATCCTAATGTTGAAAATCTTGATGATTCAAAAAATCATTCTAATGATTCTTCCAAATCCGAAAATGAATCTAAAAAATCTTTCATTGAAACTTCTCTACCACATAAAGATGTAAAAAGATCAAAATCTTCTAAAAATCAGAATAATTCTACATATTCTAAAGAATTTATAGGAGCTAATGATTCTAAAAGCAGTTTTTCAAGGATTAAGGTCAAATTTAATCAATTTAAAACATCTATTCAAAAAGACCGGCAAAAATTATTTACCATGATCGGTTTGGCAGTAGCAGTTATCATGATATTGTTGGGTATATCCTTTTTATTTGGAACTTCTGATAAAGTTTCTGACAATGTAGTATTTGGGGAAAAATCTGTAACTTCCGCTTTTTTTGTTATAATTGGATTATTAATAATTGCGGGAATTTATGCACCTAAAATTATTGGAAAAACCTCTTTTGATAACATTTATCAGGAAATGAAAG
This genomic window from Methanobacteriales archaeon HGW-Methanobacteriales-1 contains:
- a CDS encoding DNA mismatch repair protein MutT, which codes for MNTQTPKTPLLTVDIIIVCPENTIVLIKRKYGPYKSYWALPGGFVEIGESVEQAAVREAWEETGLNVELVELVGVYSNPDRDSRGHTVTIAYIAQTVSGKLKADSDAEDAFEFTKDEISDLKLAFDHKTILENALNILNK
- a CDS encoding transcription factor S codes for the protein MEFCPKCGAMMFPKDDSFQCKCGYQKEITKDLASQYDVSEKIDPKDTVIFTGEDINTLPTTRAECPKCKNMEAFWWLQQTRRADEAETRFLRCSACKHTWREYD